A stretch of Amycolatopsis balhimycina FH 1894 DNA encodes these proteins:
- a CDS encoding SgcJ/EcaC family oxidoreductase gives MTTSQTSPADAADIAALTQKVIASWAHQDAAGFADLFIEDGTMILPGAFAKGREEIRLYMKEAFESKYKNTQVTGRPLDLRFFGDGCAVLITQGGCLAPGESAVAEEQTIRASWVVVKRDVRWWIAAYQNSPAYRPLPVPGA, from the coding sequence ATGACCACTTCACAAACGTCCCCGGCCGATGCCGCCGATATCGCGGCGTTGACCCAGAAGGTCATCGCGTCCTGGGCGCATCAAGATGCCGCCGGTTTCGCCGACCTTTTCATCGAGGACGGGACGATGATCCTGCCCGGCGCATTCGCGAAGGGGCGCGAGGAAATACGGCTGTACATGAAGGAGGCGTTCGAGAGCAAGTACAAGAACACCCAGGTGACCGGGCGGCCGCTGGACCTGCGGTTCTTCGGCGACGGCTGCGCCGTCCTCATCACGCAGGGCGGATGCCTGGCCCCGGGGGAGAGCGCGGTCGCCGAGGAGCAGACGATCCGCGCGTCCTGGGTGGTGGTCAAGCGGGACGTCCGGTGGTGGATCGCCGCCTACCAGAACAGCCCCGCGTACCGGCCGCTACCGGTGCCCGGAGCGTAA
- a CDS encoding LLM class flavin-dependent oxidoreductase: MSVEIGIALPVREFAILGARDADPLLNLSRQVEELGFDSVWVGDSFVARHRLEPLTLLAAIAMVTKEITVGTASLTAVLRDPLALGHIIVTLDQISKGRLKLGIGTGAPLPVQSEYDAVTMTYRERRERVDEAVQAWKKVWRDEDGSLVGKYRNLSGLRDQSAPVRPGGPDLWLASNGKPLAVERTGSFYDGWLPVRIDPDEYRQSLKQIRESAKVAGRDPEKITPALYVNVNVNADPAVAEVGLNDYTMRYNELPLPAMLPYQIYWGGPEKEMVKFLREYVEAGARHIIIRISSFTDYERHLHAIAENVLPAIHSIQVD; the protein is encoded by the coding sequence GTGTCCGTGGAAATTGGCATCGCACTGCCAGTCCGGGAGTTCGCAATACTTGGCGCGCGGGACGCCGACCCCCTGCTCAATCTGTCCCGCCAGGTCGAGGAGCTCGGGTTCGACTCGGTGTGGGTCGGCGACTCGTTCGTCGCGCGGCACCGCCTCGAGCCGCTGACCCTGCTCGCCGCCATCGCCATGGTGACCAAGGAGATCACCGTGGGCACCGCGTCCCTGACCGCGGTGCTGCGCGATCCGCTGGCCCTCGGGCACATCATCGTGACCCTGGACCAGATCAGCAAGGGACGCTTGAAGCTGGGCATCGGCACCGGCGCCCCGCTGCCGGTGCAGTCCGAGTACGACGCGGTGACCATGACCTACCGGGAGCGCCGCGAGCGGGTCGACGAGGCCGTGCAGGCCTGGAAAAAGGTGTGGCGGGACGAGGACGGCAGCCTGGTCGGCAAGTACCGCAACCTGTCCGGCCTGCGCGACCAGAGCGCGCCGGTCCGGCCCGGCGGTCCCGACCTCTGGCTGGCCAGCAACGGCAAGCCGCTCGCGGTCGAGCGGACCGGCTCGTTCTACGACGGGTGGCTGCCGGTGCGCATCGACCCGGACGAGTACCGGCAGTCCCTCAAGCAGATCCGCGAGAGCGCGAAGGTCGCCGGCCGTGACCCGGAGAAGATCACCCCGGCGCTGTACGTGAACGTGAACGTCAACGCCGACCCCGCGGTGGCCGAGGTGGGGCTCAACGACTACACGATGCGCTACAACGAGCTGCCGCTGCCGGCGATGCTGCCCTACCAGATCTACTGGGGCGGACCGGAAAAGGAAATGGTCAAGTTCCTGCGCGAGTACGTCGAGGCCGGCGCGCGGCACATCATCATCCGGATCAGCTCCTTCACCGACTACGAGCGGCACCTGCACGCCATCGCGGAGAACGTCTTACCCGCCATTCACTCGATTCAGGTGGACTGA
- a CDS encoding SDR family NAD(P)-dependent oxidoreductase, which translates to MRFEGKVVLVTGGGTGIGRAAANAFAGEGAAVLVTGPDEEPLRQTVKEIETRGGTAGYLVGDMTDESDVRAAVDAAVHQHGGLDVAFNNAGIMVPGPLADLEPETWAKALSVATMTWLSMKHEIAHMRAHGGGVIVNMSSIIGTRRSIPGTGAYGAAKAAISSITRTAALENIGAGVRINSVSPGPVATPFSLIRGENEDEQAARMRSALPIGRVGSLAEVVGTVLWLASEDSGFAVGTEVVIDGGATA; encoded by the coding sequence ATGCGATTCGAAGGCAAGGTCGTCCTGGTCACCGGCGGCGGCACCGGCATCGGCCGGGCGGCGGCGAACGCCTTCGCCGGTGAGGGTGCCGCCGTGCTGGTCACCGGTCCGGACGAGGAACCACTCCGGCAGACGGTCAAGGAGATCGAGACGCGCGGCGGAACGGCCGGCTACCTCGTCGGCGACATGACCGACGAGTCCGACGTCCGGGCCGCGGTCGACGCCGCCGTGCACCAGCACGGCGGGCTGGACGTGGCGTTCAACAACGCCGGCATCATGGTGCCCGGGCCGCTGGCCGACCTGGAGCCGGAAACCTGGGCGAAGGCGCTGTCGGTGGCCACGATGACCTGGCTGTCGATGAAGCACGAGATCGCCCACATGCGCGCGCACGGCGGCGGGGTGATCGTCAACATGTCGTCGATCATCGGCACCCGCCGGAGCATTCCCGGAACCGGCGCGTACGGTGCGGCGAAAGCGGCGATCAGCTCCATCACGCGCACCGCGGCGCTGGAGAACATCGGGGCCGGTGTGCGCATCAACAGTGTGAGTCCGGGCCCGGTGGCCACCCCGTTCTCGCTCATCCGCGGCGAGAACGAGGACGAGCAGGCGGCCCGGATGCGCAGCGCCCTGCCGATCGGCCGGGTCGGCAGCCTCGCCGAGGTGGTCGGCACCGTGCTCTGGCTCGCCTCGGAGGACTCCGGGTTCGCCGTCGGCACCGAGGTCGTCATCGACGGTGGCGCGACGGCATGA
- a CDS encoding bifunctional transcriptional activator/DNA repair enzyme AdaA: MHDERPYVSENQRWRAVQERDSRADGAFYYVVRTTGRYSRPSCGTRPARRENVTFYDTAAQALGEGYRPCGRCKPDRPGLREWYAATITRICRSLAERDGCSSPNFDELAREAGLSRFHFHRMFKLYTGVTPHAYLTDARENRVRHELAVAPSISEAIYRSGFRSNGHFYTVIRDILGMTPSSFRSGGLGTVIRFAEAGCALGHALVAATDDGVCAVLVGQCPGDLREQLSRRFVHARLVGTDEAFAALAVRAFGTADPPEQGRDLLPADILTVAFRQRVRQAMRAEPAAAVSVCSA, translated from the coding sequence ATGCACGACGAACGGCCGTATGTCAGTGAGAACCAGCGGTGGCGAGCCGTCCAGGAGCGGGACTCCCGGGCCGACGGCGCGTTCTACTACGTGGTCCGGACCACCGGCCGGTACAGCCGGCCGTCCTGCGGCACCCGGCCGGCGCGGCGGGAGAACGTCACCTTCTACGACACCGCCGCCCAGGCCCTGGGCGAAGGTTACCGCCCGTGCGGCCGCTGCAAGCCGGACCGGCCCGGGCTGCGGGAATGGTATGCCGCAACGATCACCCGGATCTGCCGCTCGCTGGCCGAGCGCGACGGCTGCTCGTCGCCCAACTTCGACGAGCTGGCCCGCGAGGCCGGGCTGAGCCGGTTCCATTTCCACCGGATGTTCAAGCTGTACACCGGGGTGACGCCGCACGCCTATCTCACCGACGCCCGGGAGAACCGCGTGCGGCACGAGCTCGCCGTCGCGCCCTCGATATCCGAGGCGATCTACCGGTCGGGGTTCCGGTCCAACGGGCATTTCTACACGGTGATCCGGGACATTCTCGGCATGACGCCCTCGTCGTTCCGGTCGGGCGGCCTGGGCACCGTGATCCGCTTCGCCGAGGCCGGCTGCGCGCTCGGGCACGCCCTGGTCGCCGCCACCGACGACGGCGTGTGCGCGGTCCTGGTCGGCCAGTGCCCGGGCGACCTGCGCGAGCAGCTCAGCCGGCGGTTCGTGCACGCCCGGCTGGTCGGCACCGACGAGGCGTTCGCCGCGCTCGCCGTCCGGGCGTTCGGCACGGCGGATCCGCCGGAGCAAGGCCGCGACCTGCTGCCGGCGGACATCCTCACCGTCGCGTTCCGGCAGCGGGTTCGGCAGGCGATGCGCGCCGAACCCGCCGCCGCGGTCAGCGTGTGTTCCGCCTGA
- the fgd gene encoding glucose-6-phosphate dehydrogenase (coenzyme-F420), with protein sequence MGLTIGYKASAEQFGPRDLVEYAVRAEEAGLDSVVVSDHFLPWRHEGGHASFALSWMTAVGERTSRVLIGTSVLTPTFRYNPAVIAQAFATMALLYEDRVMLGVGTGEALNEIAVSGRTWPEFKERFARLRESIALIRELWCSEEVDFDGEYYKLAGAKIYDRPKRTVPVYVAAGGPVVAKYAGRAGDGFICTSGKGMELYVDQLMPAVAEGAQAARRDPAQIDKMIEIKLSYDRDPGQALENTRFWAPLSLTAEQKHSVDSAREMERLADELPIEQVAKRWIVASDPDTALAGIKPYVDAGFTHLVFHGPGHDQERFLVQFSEDVVPALRELG encoded by the coding sequence ATGGGCTTGACGATTGGCTACAAGGCGTCGGCGGAGCAGTTCGGGCCGCGGGACCTTGTCGAGTACGCGGTTCGTGCCGAGGAGGCCGGCCTGGACAGCGTGGTGGTGTCCGACCACTTCCTGCCTTGGCGGCACGAGGGTGGGCACGCCTCGTTCGCGCTGTCCTGGATGACCGCGGTGGGCGAGCGGACCAGCCGGGTGCTGATCGGCACCAGCGTGCTGACCCCGACCTTCCGGTACAACCCCGCGGTCATCGCCCAGGCGTTCGCGACCATGGCGCTGCTCTACGAGGACCGGGTCATGCTCGGCGTCGGCACCGGCGAGGCGCTCAACGAGATCGCCGTCTCCGGCCGCACCTGGCCGGAGTTCAAGGAGCGCTTCGCCCGGCTTCGGGAGTCGATCGCGCTGATCCGCGAGCTGTGGTGCAGCGAAGAGGTCGACTTCGACGGCGAGTACTACAAGCTCGCCGGGGCGAAGATCTATGACCGTCCCAAGAGGACGGTCCCGGTCTACGTCGCGGCCGGCGGCCCGGTCGTGGCCAAGTACGCCGGTCGCGCCGGCGACGGGTTCATCTGCACCTCCGGCAAGGGCATGGAGCTCTACGTCGACCAGCTCATGCCGGCGGTCGCCGAGGGCGCGCAGGCCGCGCGGCGCGACCCCGCGCAGATCGACAAGATGATCGAGATCAAGCTGTCCTATGACCGCGATCCCGGCCAGGCGCTGGAGAACACGAGGTTCTGGGCGCCGCTGTCGCTGACCGCGGAGCAGAAGCACAGCGTCGACAGCGCCCGGGAGATGGAGCGGCTGGCCGACGAGCTCCCGATCGAGCAGGTGGCCAAGCGGTGGATCGTCGCGTCCGATCCGGACACCGCGCTGGCCGGAATAAAGCCCTACGTGGACGCCGGATTCACCCATCTGGTCTTCCACGGACCCGGTCACGACCAGGAGCGCTTCCTCGTCCAGTTCAGCGAGGACGTCGTTCCCGCGTTACGCGAGCTCGGCTGA